The DNA segment ATTAgtgttttgtaaaatatttttcagaatgtaagaaataaaaaaatgtttatgaaattattttttaaggtgACATTTTCAACCaaattttttccaaaaaaaaggataacattaaaagagtggaaaatagtttaatttaatCGGAGAAAACAAACTTAATctcaatttatatttattcaagAAGAAGCATTGCATTGTTGCGAGCTTGGCAGTGAAAGCATAAAAGTTAATGTGAGATATGAAAGAGAATGCAAAGAAGATAAATAGTTTTGAAAGGGAAAAATGCGGTAATAATATGTCATTTTAAATGAAAAGCAACAAAAGGGGCTGCATTTCACAAAAAAGGAATGTAAATAGTAGGATCCAACATGAGTCAACATACCTAATGAAGCCCAAGAAATTGAAACGGGACGGCCTAGAACTTAACATTTCTGCAAGCGGGTAGTAAGATtgcttcttcctacacctccttACGTTTCTTCTCTCACTtccataaatttttgtattccAAAATTGTCATTCTATAATATTCTATATTACGTAATTTGAAAGTATGAGATTAAAATCTGGAAGCCTTTTTTCATATGCGTGATTAATTTGCAATGCCATCGAGCAAGTTTGGTGGGTGGTTGGCCGGCACTTCGATGTTTAATCGAGAAAGCGGTCGTTCGGCCATACTTGCAATGTCATGGGTGGTCGTTCGGCCATACTTGCCATGGGTggtcggccggcacttgcgatgttaatcgagcaagcgggcgttgggcggccggcacttgcgatgttaatcgagcaagcgggcgtcGAGCGGCctgcacttgcgatgttaatcgagcaagcgggcgttcGGCAAGTACTTGGAatgaatttgtatttatatttataactattatGACCCatgaatttaaattatattatttattaaaactaaataactaccacttaaatatttttaattattaattataatttaagtcttacataaataaaaataataattgcataaataaaacataattaaaattatattttcttatttcctCATAATTggttaagaaaatataaattaaacttaaaatataacTTATCACGTTCTCATTGTATCATCAACGtatagattaatttttttttaaagtattataGTCCCTTGACATACATTAATATCTGTTTTTATAATTCATTTATCTCCATCAAATTACCTGTGTTAATGATAACTAAGTTCTTTCTCTTACGTTTCTTAATTGGGAAAAGGAAAATACGTGTAAACATATTTGCACAGATAAAAATTTCATTCATTCTTTGTTGATTCATGTAGCTGGTTTCATCTAGCTGCACTTTTATCTCGTTTTGAAAGCTGGCAACCACCCCATGCGTTGAGACAAATTATTTGTTTCACAATATTAAATTGACTGCAACAGAACTCAAAATCCTTTAGTGCATTTCAACATTGGAAACTTCATTCTAATACAGTAAGTAATAAGTGAGCCATATTTGACGTAATTGGTTCAAAACAATATAAATGGCTCAATCACTAGGCACCAGGTATCGGCACTACACTAGTTCACAAAACACGGCCAAGCACAGAAAAGACACTTAAAAATTGGAGCTTCAAAATCAGTCAGTACTTTAGAGGTGCCTGCTGGGTTGGTAACAATCCAAAACGCTTCTTCAGAAGAACTCTCTGCCTCGAATATTTATCATCGGGTGAAAACCGAGCTGCATTTTGGGAAAACCACAAAAATCATAAACAGGTACAGAAAATGGAgagaattataatttataaataacattTCACATGTATTTGAGAGTGACTAGTATGCCTTATGCCAATGACAAAATCCAAACTGTGCAAAAAGCagatctttaaaatattatacagTGAGCAATGAAAATAATAAGTTGTTACTGCTGAAAATAGGAAACAAAGTACTAGGTggcttttttaaataaaattaacaaacaaatcaaaatagaaaacaattttttgtaGTAAATTAGCCCTATGCTACCAAGTTCCACACTACAGAAGCTCTTAATCAAACAGCCACAATGATATGTTTCTCAGTCAATGACTTTCATCCAATGTTACATCCAACATGCATATCAAGATGATGACTCGGCACTTTCGGAAAAACGACGAGGCTGATGGTGTTACTTTTTTTCCACCTTTAACTTTTTTTCCTTATAAAGACCAAAAATCCTTCAGGGAAAAAAGACCAAAAGGGGACAAAAGAAAACCAGGATCAAAATCAAGCAGCAAAGAATGCCAATCTCGCTAAGAATTTGACAAAGACGGCCTCTAAAAAGGCAATTACCAAAtgtacctgtatggatattGGGGACTGAGTAATGTTGATCCACGTCGATACAAGGTGTCTTCTTCACTCTTGGTTGTCCTATTCTTCAAGTCTTCTTTCTCTTCGCGTGCTTCGGTCGGCCggcgggggtacctgcgattgcactccgacgctcaagtcagcgatgGTACTCAAGTGAGAATTCTCTGATAGTatggaaaacgtacctttccCCCCTTTTCAGAAGTCCCTTTAGTAGGTTGACCTGGGCCTTGGCCATGTGGGCCAATCAGTTGATGGTTAGAGACATGCTTAGTGGTCTTTGGGTCGTGCCTGGTGGTTTCCTGAAAACCAGGGGAGTGGTCTAGAGGACGTGTTTTTACTTCGTCAATGGTTGTTATAACTGCTCTTTTCTACACGTGTAACCACGTTCtggattaaattagatttattcgACATAAACCACTCGTTCGTCCGGCTAGAGGTCATGGAAGGACGAAGAGTCGTATAAGACGCAGGGTTTTGTGATGATTTTACCATGAGTATCCTGCGGTCGTCCGGTGCGGACCGGTACACCAAACAACCAAGAAAAGTCTTGATCCCAATTTCACAACTAAACTCTAGAAGACGGGCTGCCAGAGAAAACTCTAGCATTTCTTTAATAAACACAAAGAAACACAGATTGAATGCAATGCCAAAAACCCTTTTTCTGTCGTTGTTGACAGAGCAGATCctctaaaattaaaacacaaactgTCAAATGCCCTAGGTACAACCCCAATTTTCAATGAGAATAATAAACCCATTAATCCATACAATTCAAGCCAACCCGTTTCAGAAAATTATCTACGCAAATAGAAGAGAAGTGAAAAAAAAAGCccccaaataaaaaaatacaaactatAACAATGTTACGGTCCACAGTGCATTTTAGTATCAACacagaaattacaaagaaattGCACAGAGAAGGACAAAAGGTTTTCTTTTGAATTCACAAGCAATTATTATAGCATAATTTGAAAAAACTCATATATATGTCAAGAAACTGCAGTAAGCAGAGCAAAATACCTGGATGGGCAGATTGTGTAGCTAGCCCTACCGGCGACTCTTTCtgcaaagaagaaaaacaacacACTTCAAAGCAGTGATAACCACCAAGATTTTGGCTTGTTGCCAATAACCCGTGAGGATGCAATTTTATTACAGGAAATCATAACACGAAGAAATTAAAACGTAGGAAAAGAACCAGTGCGTTAAACTGAGCTAGGGCTGAAACAGCCTTTCAATGATTCATTTCAGATTGAGTCAAGAGGGTTAAAGAAACACGAGAGAATAAATATTGTCGCTCCATTATTGAATGTTTGATAAATACAAACTTCATAACCAAATACAAAACTTACCTTAGTGGTGTAGACTTTGTCACCATTGTCGTTTATGTAAAACTGAAGATACATTGTCACTGATAACTTAACCTGCAAAAACCGAATCAGATAACAAtaaggctttgtttggattagagggcgtgggagagtggaaagttgagggtgtgggggagtggaagtgtgaagattTGTGAAAAAAGTTGAGGatgtttggattgaggtatgttagagtggatgtgtgaggaaagtttattgaaatatgtgagtgatgtgatggttgtaaggatattttgaattatttttaattgtgtaaattttaagattacaaatttacccttctatataaaaagaagaagaaataaatgataattaattttttacacattatatttaattaaaagaaattcaagttttaattataaataaataaataaataatttaaaattcaaagaaattaattaataattttttatatttaaatatatttttattattttccattttattattttaaattaatttttttaattaagttaatttatttagataattttaatattatttatgtttcttgtatataaaataagaataaataattattaattttgtgcatattttagttaattaaaataatttaaagttttatttataaataaaataaaataaatgtaaaatttaaagaaataattaaatataattttaaatataagtataattttatcattttttattttattaatttaaattaattttgttatttaagttaatttatttagatagttttaatattatttataattctttaaattatgttatatatatatatacaaaattattattaataataattttcattattattattaacaaaattaatatattttaaaaaatagttgtcaaaatatataatataaaattaatttttaaattataaggaTGATATAAGAATATaaaggggtgcaggaagaaacaaagtaatgtttttttaaaagttgaaaCCCATAGTGGAAAAAAATGAAGCCCAAGTTAATATGAAAACCTAAATCTGAAGCACAGTGCAAGAGAAGAGACACTGAGAAGAGAAGCcgcagaggaagaagaagaagcatggGGCGCGATGGCAATGGCAGTTTACACTGTggaagatgaaaaaaataaggGCACAATAGTATTTCACTAATCTGACGTGGCTTTCCTCTCTAACCACTCTACTTTCTCTTCATATTTGGGAGGATCCGAAAATCACCCATGTTTCCACTCAATCTCACCCTCACCTTCACTCTCTCACGGAACCAAACGGGGGTGGCACTCTTAAATCCGTCTGCGCTACAGTGCCACCCCTTGATCCAAACAGGCACTAAAGCTAGAAACCATAGCACGTGTTGATAACAGAAATTGGAAACAACAATCAGTCTAGGGTTATCAGAAACATACCTGATCGAGAATGAACAGCAACAAAAATAAACTCAGCCGAACGTAAAGAAATAAACCTGCGGTGGAGGCGAGGAAAGGGTTTTAAGGTTTTCTGGTCTACAGAAGTTGCTTTGGTTCAACGAGAATGGGCCTTTCATTTAGGTTAAGGCCCTTTTTATTGGTTATGGGCCATTTTGCTAATATGGAAggtagtttcttcctgcacccccataattttgtaaattccgAAACTGACCTTCACCTGTTATTTGAATTCGagatctgggagtgtgctatggattcatcaatccggaagtgaatcatgttgcttTCTGGgagatgttaatcgagcaaatTTGGAGGGTggtcggccggcacttgcgatgttaatcgagcaagtttggCGGCCggcaggccggcacttgcgatattaatcgagcaagcggacGAAGGACGGCCGGCACTTGccatgttaatcgagcaagcggccGTCGGGCAAATACTTGCAATGTCATCGAGCAAGTTTGGTGGGTGGttggccggcacttgcgatgtttaaTCGAAAAAGAGGGCGTTCGGCAATACTTGCAATGTCATCGAGCAAGTTTGGTGGGCGATCAGCCGGCACTttcgatgttaatcgagcaagcgggcgtcGGGCAATACTTGCAATGCCATCGAGCAAGTTTGGTGGGTGGttggccggcacttgcgatgttaatcgagcaagcgggcgtcGGGCAATACTTGCAATGTCATCAAGTTTGGTGGGAggtcggccggcacttgcgatgttcatcgagcaagtttggtgggaggtcggccggcacttgcgatgttaatcgagcactTTAGATATGGTCGAGGAGACGGTTGAGCTGCAGTGTCGTGCGGCCGTGGCGACCAGGGCTCTTGGGAATGAGCTAAGGAGAGTGAAGACAGTCTCGATTCCAAAACTGAAATCTCAGCTCAACGAATCGGCTGTCTCGTTGAAGGATGCCCTGAAGGCAGTGGACAAAGCCCGGGCTGACGCTCAGACGGTCAGGAAGGAGCATGAGGCTTTAAAGATTACTTTCGAAGAAGTAGCAGTTGGACGGGCAGATGCCATCAAGGAGCGGGAAAAACTGGCCGCGGAGAAAGAATTGTTGAGTGCTCAAGTTGAACAGCTTCAAGGGTTCATGTTGAGCATTAACGAGGAGTCGTTCAGGCAGGGCGTTCGGCAGGTCGCCTTTTTCCATTGGTGCCGGACGACGTTGAGCGATAAGACTCGAACATGGATGTGGTGGACGGCCGTCTGATGCCTCTGGGGGACGAGGAGGCCGAAGAGAATGATCAAACCATCTGTCCTACAACCGAGATGCCACGTGCAGATGATACCGTACCGCCGGAGGAGTCGATGCAACCGGATGACACCCTTgatattgtttaatattttcattaccTGGGCCCGGGGTGTGGGCTAAAGAGAATTTTACTGCTTTGTGACGTGTTTTGAACTATTTTACTTTTTGCTATCGAATTTATTTTCATGTTGCTATTACCACGCAGTTTAATACCGGACGACGGTGCTTTGATGTCGCGCGTAACTTggacatttatatataatttaattgaatttctgactaaggtaatttaattgaatttctgaccaaggcTGGTGAATAACGTTTTAAAGTTATAATTCGGCTAACTTTAGTTATATCTTCCGACCGAGGGAAcggttaattaatttaattgaatttctgaccaagattggtgaataacgtttgttataattcggataactttaGTTATATCGTCCGACCGAATTAAcggttaattaatttaattgaatttctgaccaagattgtgaataacgtttaagttataattcggataactttaGTTATATCTTCCGACCGAATTAGcggttaattaatttaattgaatttctgaccaagattggtgaataacgttcaagttataattcggataactttagttatatcttccgaccgaatgaacggttaattattttaattgaatttctgaccaaggtttggtgaataacgtttaagttataattcagataactttagttatatattccgaccgaatgaacggttaattaattgaatttctgaccaagattggtgaataacgtttgtTATTATTCGGattttagttatatattccgaccgaatgatcggttaattaatttaattgaatttctgaccaaggtttggtgaataacgtttttGTGATTATGGTTATTGGGTGTGTCAGATTTTGAAGCAAAAAAATGGGGAAGAAGAGAAAGCACAGTGAGAGTAGTGAACTTGTTGCACAGCCCAAAAAGGAAGATGCTGCTCCAGAGAGACCAACGAGGACCCTTTTGGGTTGGAAGGATAAGAGTCTAGTCAATGATGAAGTCGACGACAGCAACGTTGGTTCACCAATATTCAGGAACAAAGAGAAGGTTTTGGTCACTTGCTCTAGGCGCATTACAAACCCCATGACTTGTAGTtataaattttgtgtttttCGTTTATAGTTTGTATTACTCTATTTTTGTGTCTTGATGTGCAAAGTTTAAGAACAGAGAAACCTTGTGCAGTGAGTCAGTTTTTGTATATTATAATGGTATTTTTTTGGGCGGAGTATTTATTTTCCATTAATTTGTAGGTACCGGCATTTGATGTTGAACTTGGTGTCACTTTTGCCGCATTGCAAGAAGGATAACAAGGTTGAATCAAAGGAAACTAAAGGCGCCACCCTGAACAAGCTTGTTGAGCTCAAAAGTTGCTCCTCGTGTTTATTTTTTGaggtattttatttatatgccACAAGGTTTTTCAGTGCCGTGTTACTTCGATTTAGGATTGATGTGTCGTGCTGTTCTCTAGACTAGTATTTGCATTATGTTTGCTATTTGGAAAATCTAAAGCATGCTTGTAGGTAGAGGGATTCGTTTCTTGGTTACAAATGTTGATGCTATTTAACTATGATATGGTGGTAGTCATGAGTTTGTGTCTGGTCAACTTGTTATATTCTGATTAGTGTCTTCTCCTCTCATTTTCTATGCATCAATTTCAGTGCAGGAAGCAAAAAGATCTTTATCTCTGGATGGCCAAATGCCCCAGTGGCCCATCTGTAAAATTTCTAGTTAGTGCGGGTAATATTCTGATCTGATCATTGTCGTAATGTTTATATAATACTAATTTGCTTGCTCTGATCATGTAGAGTTCTGATGTCTGTATACTCTAGGCATCACTGGTCATTCTTCCCAGTGAATTATgattttgtgtttttctctctctctcccacccaatttttttatatactttttccACCACTGCTTTTCAGTGCATACTATGGAGGAGTTGAAGCTAACGGGAAATCACCTAAAAGATTCCCGTCCTCTTTTGACGTTTTCtgcaaattttgaaaaagatgcACATTGGAAACTGTTAAAGGAGATGTTGTTACAGGTATGTGGTCGGTTTCTTTCCTTGCAagttttttcatctttttccaCCTAGTTTCATCCGAGGAAAACTTAGTTGATTACTCTCATATATGCCATTTCATATACAAGGTAAAGGTTAGCTTGATGGTTTCATCTTAGTTTGTTGATTCATGATGTTGCCTCTATGAATTTCCAGTCTAATTATGAACTGCTTCATGTGCTCTTTCCTGATATAATTGGGATCTTGCATTGTGGTTGTCATGTATCTTCCTAAGAGTATTTTCTCAATTTGTTGTTTCTGATTGGAGAAAATTCAATTAATGTTATTGTAGGTCCATCTATTTTTACATAGTTTAGATTGAGTAAGCTGTGAGTTCTGTTTAGTGCATATATTTCTGTGTACAGTTCTCTCTATTTCTGATACTGTTGTATGTCTACTGTAATTGATAATTTGATAtactatttctttcttttttgttcAGATATTCGAAATACCAAAGGACCATAGAAAAGCTAAGCCCTTCCATGatcatgtttttgttttctcaATAGCTGATGACCATATATGGTTCCGTAATTACCAGGTTTGTGTTTGTATTAGCATTGTCCTTTAAAGAATTTATGGGTTCCTTAATTTGAACATTGTTGTTTGGGGTCTCCTTTCTAGCCACTTCTAAAGAAATTATGTGTATACATTGTGATTATAAATATGTTGATTGCTTTTTTAGCCACAGGTTAATGATTGAACTGAAGTTTGGGTGGAGCATTTTTAACCTTTAGTTTCTTATAAACATTACCGAGGAATAAACTTAAGTTTCTATCTATACATTTCAATTTGAAGGATTAGTTTTTGGGTTCCTTAATAAATAGACTTCAATATGATGTAAAGAATGCTTAACCACAACAATTTTTAAGATGGAGGATATTGGATTGTTATAATgagtttaaatttttatctaCTACCAGTGTAAAACATTTTGGACGTTCCAGTATGGTATTGTTTTATAAGCTCAAAGATTAAACTATGGTGCATGTaatgtttcatttattgatcAACTTCATTCATTTAATTATGGTCTGCTATGATGCATGGGCACGATATCAGTTATGATGCATACCTGATACGGCTAtacatttaaattttgaaaaatgtaCAAAAATTGAAATCACATTTATTAGACATTGTCAAAATAAGTATTAGTGTTTAATAGATTAGATACTTCATCGTTGGTAAAGTATCCCAGAGTATTGGATACGGATATTTGATACAAATTGAAGTATCAGTGCATCACAGATGGTCAGTCTCACCAAATCAGTGATGACTGAATCAAGTGTTGATTTTGGTTTGATTCCTGTGCGAGCCTGCAATAGAAGTTCTACTCATTTTTTGTAGGACAATAACCCATTAGATTGAGTCATTTGTGTTGTACTCATGGCATAGTCTTTTAGAGGACAATTGTTACTATTAGTTGTTCA comes from the Phaseolus vulgaris cultivar G19833 chromosome 8, P. vulgaris v2.0, whole genome shotgun sequence genome and includes:
- the LOC137823364 gene encoding H/ACA ribonucleoprotein complex subunit 3-like protein, encoding MYLQFYINDNGDKVYTTKKESPVGLATQSAHPARFSPDDKYSRQRVLLKKRFGLLPTQQAPLKY
- the LOC137823365 gene encoding ribosome biogenesis protein BRX1 homolog 1-like — encoded protein: MGKKRKHSESSELVAQPKKEDAAPERPTRTLLGWKDKSLVNDEVDDSNVGSPIFRNKEKVLVTCSRRINFPLICRYRHLMLNLVSLLPHCKKDNKVESKETKGATLNKLVELKSCSSCLFFECRKQKDLYLWMAKCPSGPSVKFLVSAVHTMEELKLTGNHLKDSRPLLTFSANFEKDAHWKLLKEMLLQIFEIPKDHRKAKPFHDHVFVFSIADDHIWFRNYQISTHHNEADKLPRGGLDKMTLIEVGPRFCLNPIKIFGGSFGGPTLYENPFYVSPNQVRALEKKKKAGKFAKKVKAKTRRKMHEMSNPLEPDEFADMWKD